In a genomic window of Kitasatospora sp. NBC_00240:
- a CDS encoding glutaminase, with protein sequence MDYQGLLHEVMAEALRGHGRGRVADYIPALAVADPTAFGMAIATVDGEVYGAGDWEQPFSIQSVSKLFSLALALAEGGEQLWQGVGREPSGNPYNSLVQLESESGIPRNPFINAGAIVVTDRLLELTGNAGTAVRDFLRAESRNETLDIDESVAASEALHGHRNAALAHFIASYGNLRNPVDSVLLHYYAHCALAASCRDMALAGLFLARHGIRADGSRLLTRSEAKRVNAVLLTCGTYDAAGQFAFRVGLPGKSGVGGGILAVLPGRGAVCVWSPPLDATGNSVLGVAALDALTTATGWSVF encoded by the coding sequence GTGGACTACCAAGGGCTCCTGCACGAAGTGATGGCCGAGGCACTGCGCGGTCATGGGCGCGGACGAGTCGCGGACTACATCCCGGCATTGGCCGTGGCTGATCCGACGGCATTCGGGATGGCGATCGCGACGGTCGATGGGGAGGTGTACGGGGCAGGGGACTGGGAGCAGCCGTTCTCGATCCAGAGTGTCTCGAAACTCTTCTCGCTGGCCCTGGCCCTGGCGGAGGGTGGGGAACAGCTCTGGCAGGGTGTCGGGCGGGAACCCTCCGGGAACCCGTACAACTCCTTGGTGCAGTTGGAGAGTGAAAGCGGCATACCGCGAAATCCGTTCATCAACGCGGGCGCCATCGTGGTGACGGATCGCCTGCTGGAGCTGACTGGAAACGCCGGCACGGCGGTGAGGGACTTCCTTCGAGCCGAGTCACGGAACGAGACGCTGGACATCGACGAGTCTGTGGCCGCGTCGGAGGCCCTGCACGGACACCGCAACGCGGCGCTCGCGCACTTCATCGCGAGCTATGGCAATCTGCGCAACCCGGTGGACAGTGTGCTGCTCCACTACTACGCGCACTGCGCGCTCGCGGCGAGCTGCCGTGACATGGCCCTTGCCGGGCTCTTCCTCGCCCGCCACGGGATACGGGCGGACGGGTCGCGGCTGCTGACACGCAGCGAGGCGAAGAGGGTCAATGCCGTCCTGCTGACCTGCGGAACCTACGACGCCGCAGGCCAGTTCGCATTCCGGGTCGGCCTGCCCGGCAAGAGCGGGGTGGGCGGGGGGATACTGGCGGTGTTGCCAGGGCGCGGTGCGGTGTGTGTATGGAGCCCCCCGCTGGATGCCA